In Nitrospirota bacterium, a single genomic region encodes these proteins:
- a CDS encoding SUMF1/EgtB/PvdO family nonheme iron enzyme, with protein sequence MSRHRRRIEKLRRERRTGRASRRWLLVAGLLVAAGLVGWGLAARQVAVIGAAPVAQDGNGFEPTVSNTASAPGPAPEGMVWIPGGEFSMGAADPLGMDDNDVGMHATGDSRPIHRVYVDGFWMDKTEVTNEQFAKFVKATGYVTVAERTPRAEDFPGAPPENLVAGSVVFSPPDHAVPLNNHFQWWAYVNGANWRHPLGPKSDFKGRDKYPVVHVAYEDAMAYAKWAGKRLPTEAEWEFAARGGLTGQVYPWGNEFKQGGKWMANSHQGHFPNQDTGADKFRGIAPVAQFPPNAYGLYDVGGNVWEWTSDWYRPDYYAQLAAAGTMARNPQGPTSSFDPSEPGVQKRVHRGGSFLCTDQYCSRYMVGTRGKGEPTTGTNHLGFRCVKDVKSVSAKSQKASG encoded by the coding sequence TGGGGGCTGGCGGCGCGCCAAGTCGCGGTGATCGGGGCCGCGCCAGTGGCTCAGGACGGCAACGGCTTCGAGCCGACCGTGTCCAACACGGCTTCCGCGCCCGGCCCGGCGCCCGAGGGCATGGTGTGGATTCCGGGCGGGGAGTTTTCCATGGGCGCGGCCGATCCGCTTGGGATGGACGACAACGACGTCGGGATGCACGCGACGGGAGATTCGCGGCCGATCCACCGCGTGTATGTCGATGGTTTCTGGATGGACAAGACCGAGGTCACCAACGAACAGTTCGCCAAATTTGTGAAGGCCACGGGTTACGTCACCGTGGCGGAGCGCACGCCGCGGGCGGAAGACTTTCCGGGCGCCCCGCCCGAAAATCTGGTGGCCGGTTCCGTGGTGTTCTCGCCTCCAGACCACGCTGTCCCGCTGAACAACCACTTCCAATGGTGGGCCTATGTGAACGGCGCGAACTGGCGCCACCCGCTGGGTCCTAAGAGCGACTTCAAAGGCCGCGACAAGTATCCCGTGGTGCACGTTGCGTACGAAGACGCCATGGCCTACGCCAAGTGGGCCGGCAAGCGCTTGCCCACGGAAGCCGAGTGGGAGTTCGCGGCGCGCGGTGGTCTGACCGGACAGGTCTATCCGTGGGGGAACGAGTTCAAACAAGGTGGCAAATGGATGGCGAACAGCCACCAGGGTCACTTCCCCAACCAAGACACCGGCGCGGATAAGTTCAGGGGCATCGCGCCGGTGGCACAGTTTCCACCCAATGCCTACGGCTTGTACGACGTGGGCGGGAACGTGTGGGAATGGACCAGCGACTGGTATCGCCCCGACTACTACGCGCAACTGGCCGCGGCCGGCACCATGGCTCGCAATCCGCAAGGCCCGACGTCGTCATTCGACCCCAGCGAGCCGGGTGTGCAGAAACGCGTCCATCGCGGCGGGTCGTTCCTGTGCACGGACCAATACTGCTCGCGCTACATGGTGGGCACGCGCGGCAAAGGGGAACCGACCACCGGCACGAATCATCTGGGGTTCCGCTGCGTGAAGGATGTGAAGTCGGTATCGGCGAAATCCCAGAAAGCGAGCGGATAG